Proteins encoded together in one Accipiter gentilis chromosome 16, bAccGen1.1, whole genome shotgun sequence window:
- the FIGNL2 gene encoding fidgetin-like protein 2 encodes MHWSPEHAQSLNQWPEQHLDVSSTTSSPAHKSDLYPSTRQRFNYAWANDDISALTASNLLKRYAEKYSGVLDAPYERPALSGYGDGAFGPVNGQKGDGEPWPVAHGSDGAYPLTPIHDGLPGAKGVVPPAVPPSGGAIGLGGSPVVSANLADPMYPGNSCGGAAAGSGGLGSSQEYPSGYGGTYLPSGYCTQPAAALPPPHPPALHGSGLLQPPHPSPALVPGYGSSGTMYNYAAGSYPPQPGYGTIHPPHPSASYLPSGIAAPTPIPAPPPAARPPGVPGYGYQGAGLAPLAVPPLGTEAAGALKRKAFDISGGEDEGEGRYRKYSYEQPKSPYPMSDNGECRGNGFSGSAESPQVAFKPGKRPAGAGNAEEHAGKYSGQPMKSMVSPPYGAGDAPLRPAEPFEKFSPPLANGEQAAEPGPPFPLRLPPKAPVFGSPPVEEQPKNVDPLVLELVNTKIVERGPPVQWTDIAGQVSVKATIEEELVWPILRPGAYTGASRPPRTILLFGPHGTGKTLLSRCISTQLGSTLLKLSGKTLLSTWKAEAEKILQTVFFVASCRQPAVVLITEAESLLVARAGEDGSQVSNLKSQLLSYLDNVATSSEQNVVVIGTTSRPGSMDEASHRRFAKRFYVSPPDSIARRQILHHALAQQNSCLSEREMASLVQHTESFSGSELVQLCQHAGATTLHALPGQIQPTSYQDFEKAFCKVRPAASQKELDLFLEWDKMYGTRH; translated from the coding sequence ATGCACTGGTCACCAGAGCATGCCCAGTCCCTGAACCAGTGGCCGGAGCAGCACCTCGACGtctcctccaccacctcctcgCCAGCCCACAAGTCCGACCTCTACCCCAGCACCCGCCAGCGCTTCAACTACGCCTGGGCCAACGACGACATTTCGGCGCTCACCGCCTCCAACCTCCTCAAGAGGTACGCTGAGAAGTACTCGGGGGTGCTGGACGCGCCCTACGAGCGCCCGGCGCTGAGCGGCTACGGGGATGGAGCCTTCGGGCCGGTTAACGGGCAGAAGGGCGACGGGGAACCCTGGCCGGTGGCGCACGGCTCCGACGGTGCCTACCCCTTGACCCCCATCCACGATGGCCTCCCCGGCGCCAAGGGGGTGGTGCCGCCCGCCGTCCCCCCCAGCGGCGGGGCCATCGGGCTCGGCGGTTCCCCCGTGGTGTCCGCCAACCTCGCCGATCCCATGTATCCTGGTAACTCCTGCGGAGGGGCCGCTGCCGGCTCCGGCGGGCTCGGGTCATCTCAGGAGTACCCCTCAGGCTACGGTGGCACCTACTTGCCCTCCGGCTACTGCACCCAGCCGGCGGCAGCGCTCCCCCCTCCGCACCCCCCTGCCCTCCATGGCTCCGGGCTCCTGCAGCCCCCGCACCCCTCGCCTGCCCTGGTGCCGGGCTACGGCTCCTCCGGCACGATGTACAACTACGCCGCCGGCAGCTACCCGCCGCAGCCGGGCTACGGGACCATCCACCCgccccatccctctgcctccTACCTGCCCTCCGGCATCGCGGCGCCCACCCccatcccggccccgccgcccgccgcccgcccgcccggggtcCCCGGCTACGGCTACCAGGGGGCCGGCTTGGCCCCCCTGGCCGTGCCGCCCCTCGGCACCGAGGCGGCGGGCGCCCTGAAGAGGAAGGCTTTCGACATCTCCGGCGGGGAGGACGAGGGGGAGGGCAGGTATAGGAAATACAGCTACGAGCAGCCAAAGTCCCCCTACCCCATGTCGGACAACGGCGAGTGCCGGGGCAATGGGTTCAGCGGCAGCGCCGAGTCCCCCCAGGTGGCCTTCAAACCCGGGAAGCGGCCGGCGGGCGCCGGGAACGCCGAGGAGCACGCCGGCAAGTACAGCGGGCAGCCGATGAAGAGTATGGTCTCGCCGCCTTACGGCGCTGGGGATGCTCCGCTGCGGCCGGCGGAGCCCTTCGAGAAGTTCAGCCCCCCGCTCGCCAACGGAGAACAGgcggccgagccgggacccccctTCCCGCTGCGGCTGCCCCCCAAAGCGCCGGTCTTCGGCAGCCCGCCGGTGGAGGAGCAACCCAAGAACGTCGACCCCCTGGTCCTGGAGCTGGTGAACACCAAGATCGTGGAGCGGGGGCCGCCCGTGCAGTGGACGGACATCGCCGGGCAGGTCTCCGTGAAGGCCACCATCGAGGAAGAGCTGGTGTGGCCCATCCTGCGTCCCGGCGCCTACACCGGGGCGAGCCGGCCGCCGCGAACCATCCTGCTGTTCGGTCCCCACGGCACGGGGAAGACCCTGCTGAGCCGGTGCATCTCCACCCAGCTGGGCTCCACCTTGCTGAAGCTCAGCGGGAAGACCCTGCTCTCCACCTGGAAAGCCGAAGCCGAGAAGATCCTGCAGACCGTCTTCTTCGTGGCCAGCTGCCGGCAGCCCGCCGTGGTGCTCATCACCGAGGCCGAGTCCTTGTTGGTGGCCCGGGCCGGCGAGGACGGCAGCCAGGTGAGCAACCTCAAATCCCAGCTCCTCTCCTACCTGGACAACGTGGCTACCTCATCCGAGCAGAACGTGGTCGTCATCGGCACCACCTCCCGACCGGGCAGCATGGACGAAGCTTCCCACCGGCGCTTCGCCAAGCGGTTCTACGTCTCCCCGCCGGACAGCATCGCCCGGCGGCAGATCCTCCACCACGCCTTGGCTCAGCAGAACTCCTGCCTGAGCGAGCGGGAGATGGCCTCTCTGGTGCAGCACACGGAGAGCTTCTCCGGCAGCGAgctggtccagctctgccagcacgcCGGGGCCACCACGCTGCACGCTTTGCCGGGCCAGATCCAGCCCACCTCCTACCAGGACTTCGAGAAGGCGTTCTGCAAGgtccgccccgccgcctcccagAAGGAGCTGGACTTGTTCCTGGAGTGGGATAAAATGTACGGCACCAGGCACTGA